A genomic stretch from Chryseobacterium sp. SNU WT5 includes:
- the nadB gene encoding L-aspartate oxidase produces the protein MIKADVLVIGSGISGLSYAIKISERMPEAKIIIVTKADEDESNTKYAQGGLSVVTDFDKDSFQKHIDDTMRAGDGENNLEVVKMVIQEGPERFRELVEWGTQFDEKDGHLMLGREGGHTENRIVHHKDITGKEIERALLETANRSPNIEIMAHHYVIDLITQHHVPEKVFDLEKIDCYGAYILDEKNKKIKKITAKITLVATGGAGHVYKNTTNPIIATGDGIAFVHRARGKISNMQYYQFHPTALFSKRDGMLFLISEAVRGDGAKLRTKDGEKFMHKYDEREELASRDIVARAIDNELKISGDDYVGLDCREMDHEKFTEHFPNIYQKCMDEGIDPFQRLIPVVPACHYLMGGIDIDLDGQSSIKNLFAVGECTNSGLHGANRLASNSLLEGMVFGHNAALKTVELLEINDFNFDDLKAIPEWDEEGMKMMDEMVMVSYLRRQLQEMMSDLVSIVRTNERLQIAKRKQQEIFEAVNELYSYSIISPKLSELRNLTNISYLIIKHSLKMTENKGAFFNKDLVK, from the coding sequence ATGATAAAAGCAGATGTTCTCGTGATAGGTTCAGGAATCTCCGGACTTTCTTATGCAATTAAAATTTCGGAAAGAATGCCGGAGGCCAAAATTATTATTGTCACCAAAGCAGATGAAGATGAAAGCAACACCAAATACGCCCAAGGCGGTCTATCGGTCGTAACAGACTTTGATAAAGACAGTTTTCAAAAACACATTGACGATACCATGAGAGCTGGTGACGGTGAAAATAATCTCGAGGTCGTAAAAATGGTGATCCAGGAAGGTCCCGAACGATTCCGGGAGCTGGTAGAATGGGGAACTCAATTTGACGAAAAAGATGGTCACCTCATGCTGGGCAGAGAAGGCGGGCACACCGAAAACCGAATCGTACATCACAAAGACATTACTGGAAAAGAAATCGAACGCGCCTTGTTGGAAACGGCGAACAGGTCACCCAATATCGAAATCATGGCCCATCATTATGTCATTGATTTGATTACGCAACACCATGTTCCAGAGAAAGTTTTCGATCTTGAGAAAATCGACTGTTACGGCGCCTATATTCTCGACGAGAAAAATAAAAAGATAAAAAAAATCACGGCGAAAATCACTTTGGTTGCAACTGGAGGAGCGGGTCACGTTTATAAAAACACAACCAATCCGATTATCGCAACCGGAGACGGAATAGCTTTCGTACACCGAGCGCGTGGTAAAATCTCCAATATGCAGTACTATCAGTTTCATCCAACGGCTTTATTTTCTAAAAGAGATGGAATGTTGTTTTTGATTTCAGAAGCAGTTCGTGGCGATGGTGCAAAATTAAGAACCAAAGATGGTGAGAAATTCATGCACAAATATGACGAGCGCGAAGAATTAGCGTCACGTGATATTGTTGCCAGAGCTATTGACAATGAACTTAAAATTTCGGGTGACGATTATGTCGGACTTGACTGTCGGGAAATGGATCACGAAAAATTCACCGAACATTTCCCGAATATTTACCAGAAATGTATGGATGAAGGAATTGATCCCTTCCAGCGACTCATTCCCGTTGTGCCTGCTTGTCATTATTTAATGGGCGGAATCGACATTGATCTTGATGGACAAAGTTCCATTAAAAATCTATTTGCTGTTGGCGAATGTACCAATTCTGGATTACATGGTGCTAATCGACTGGCTTCCAATTCTTTATTAGAAGGAATGGTTTTCGGACATAACGCGGCTTTGAAAACGGTGGAACTTTTAGAAATTAACGATTTCAACTTTGATGATTTAAAGGCAATTCCAGAATGGGACGAAGAAGGAATGAAAATGATGGATGAAATGGTCATGGTTTCTTACCTCAGAAGACAGTTGCAAGAAATGATGAGTGATTTGGTAAGCATTGTGAGGACCAACGAGCGGCTTCAAATTGCCAAAAGAAAACAGCAAGAAATTTTTGAAGCAGTTAATGAATTGTACAGTTATTCCATTATTTCCCCTAAGCTTTCCGAGCTACGAAATCTGACAAATATTTCTTATTTGATTATTAAACATTCTTTGAAAATGACTGAAAACAAAGGTGCGTTTTTCAATAAAGATTTAGTGAAATAA
- the rnhA gene encoding ribonuclease HI yields the protein MALKIEIYTDGACSGNPGKGGYGIVMKVPEKNYEKRYSQGFRRTTNNRMELLAVIVALEKLKSTENDIHIYTDSKYVSDAINQKWIFGWIKKGFKNVKNPDLWRRMVPLLKTHQTTFHWVKGHAGHLENEICDQLAVKAAQTEPLLIDEFFENQQDGGLF from the coding sequence ATGGCGCTTAAAATAGAAATTTATACAGATGGAGCCTGCAGTGGAAACCCGGGAAAAGGTGGTTACGGCATTGTGATGAAGGTTCCCGAAAAAAATTACGAAAAAAGATATTCACAAGGTTTTCGCAGAACAACCAATAACCGCATGGAATTGTTGGCTGTGATTGTAGCTCTAGAGAAACTAAAATCTACCGAAAACGATATCCACATTTATACCGACAGTAAATATGTTTCTGATGCCATTAATCAGAAATGGATTTTCGGTTGGATTAAAAAAGGTTTTAAAAATGTAAAAAATCCGGATTTGTGGCGCAGAATGGTTCCTTTATTGAAAACCCATCAAACTACTTTTCATTGGGTAAAAGGTCACGCTGGACATCTGGAAAATGAAATTTGCGATCAGCTCGCGGTTAAAGCAGCCCAAACAGAACCTTTGCTGATTGATGAGTTTTTTGAAAATCAACAGGACGGCGGGCTTTTCTGA
- a CDS encoding NAD(P)H-dependent oxidoreductase — MNYLDALNKRYSVKKFDPEKSVSADALYHILEAARLSASSLGLQPYKIIIAQSADMKEKLIPAFYNPSQISTCSHLIAIVSKNDIESKYIGAYFTQISETRDVSLESLNPFRESISKHIDRLSTEQVITWADKQCYIVLGNLMFAAALENVDTCPMEGFKQDIIDEILDLDITKEKVAVTLALGYRSEEDDFQNLKKVRKPNEKLFKFI; from the coding sequence ATGAATTACCTTGACGCACTGAACAAAAGATATTCGGTTAAAAAATTTGACCCAGAAAAGAGTGTTTCTGCAGACGCGCTTTATCATATCCTAGAAGCAGCAAGACTTTCTGCGAGTTCGCTTGGTTTACAACCCTACAAAATCATCATCGCACAAAGTGCTGATATGAAGGAAAAATTAATTCCCGCTTTTTATAATCCTTCTCAAATTTCAACGTGTTCGCATTTGATAGCCATTGTTTCTAAAAATGATATCGAATCCAAATATATTGGTGCTTATTTCACGCAAATATCAGAAACAAGGGACGTTTCGTTAGAAAGTTTAAATCCTTTTCGAGAAAGCATCAGTAAACATATTGATCGCTTATCCACTGAACAGGTAATAACCTGGGCAGACAAGCAATGTTATATCGTGTTAGGAAACTTAATGTTTGCAGCAGCTCTGGAAAATGTAGATACCTGTCCGATGGAGGGATTTAAACAAGATATTATCGATGAAATTTTAGATTTAGATATAACTAAAGAAAAAGTTGCCGTGACTCTAGCTCTTGGCTATCGATCAGAAGAAGATGATTTTCAAAATTTAAAAAAAGTACGTAAACCCAATGAGAAATTGTTTAAATTTATTTAA
- the dnaB gene encoding replicative DNA helicase: MTQKETLSSLIHGNFAKELSISDGKMPPNAIEFEKLVIGTFLIDKKGLDFSIDLLTPDVFYDPRHQEIFRAIVKLFEGNHPVDLMTVIQELKKTEKLGFAGGDHYIIDLTMGISSSAHIEYHVRVILEKFILRSLINVSANVIDSSYKESTDVFELLDKAEQSFFEITNGTIKKGFDTANTLVTQAIETIKALKDKEGISGIPSGFKDIDKETGGWQNSDLIIIAARPAMGKTAFLLSMARNIAVEHNIPLALFSLEMASVQLITRMIASETGISSEKLRKGQMSDEEWQRLFSNVSALENAPLFIDETPSLSVFDFRAKCRRLVMQHGVKIIMVDYLQLMTANSGKGGAGNREQEIAMISRSLKAIAKELNVPVIALSQLSRSVETRPGKRPMLSDLRESGAIEQDADIVSFIFRPEYYKITTWDNDEDGGESSTENQAELIIAKHRNGATADVRMSFYKNIAKFADLDLFGGGHGYQSSNFGQQDAPGGFEKIKTTIDPGAAFDIGDQKNISGSSMNDLDDDDDFQF, from the coding sequence ATGACTCAGAAGGAAACTTTATCATCTTTAATACACGGTAACTTCGCCAAGGAACTTTCTATTTCCGATGGTAAAATGCCTCCCAATGCAATAGAATTTGAGAAACTCGTTATCGGAACTTTTTTAATTGATAAAAAAGGTTTGGATTTTTCTATCGATTTATTAACGCCAGATGTTTTTTATGATCCCAGACATCAGGAAATTTTCCGCGCAATTGTTAAGTTATTTGAAGGTAATCATCCAGTCGATTTAATGACCGTTATTCAGGAATTAAAGAAAACAGAAAAGTTAGGTTTTGCTGGTGGCGACCACTATATCATTGATTTAACAATGGGTATTTCTTCAAGTGCACATATTGAATACCACGTTCGGGTTATTTTGGAGAAATTTATTTTACGAAGTTTAATTAATGTTTCTGCGAACGTTATCGACAGTTCTTACAAGGAATCTACTGATGTTTTCGAACTGCTGGACAAAGCAGAACAATCCTTTTTTGAAATTACCAACGGAACGATTAAAAAAGGATTTGACACTGCAAACACTTTAGTTACCCAAGCAATTGAAACCATCAAAGCCTTAAAAGACAAAGAAGGGATCTCGGGAATCCCGTCTGGATTTAAAGATATTGACAAAGAAACGGGCGGTTGGCAAAATTCAGATTTAATTATCATTGCCGCTCGTCCAGCAATGGGTAAAACGGCGTTCTTACTATCTATGGCGAGAAACATTGCCGTAGAACATAATATTCCTTTAGCCTTATTCTCACTGGAGATGGCATCTGTACAGTTAATTACCAGAATGATCGCCTCAGAAACAGGCATCTCTTCTGAAAAATTAAGAAAAGGACAAATGTCTGATGAAGAATGGCAGCGCTTATTTTCCAACGTTTCTGCTTTGGAAAATGCTCCGTTATTTATTGATGAAACGCCATCACTTTCTGTCTTTGACTTCCGCGCAAAATGCAGAAGATTGGTTATGCAACACGGGGTAAAAATAATCATGGTGGATTACTTACAACTGATGACTGCAAATTCAGGAAAAGGCGGTGCTGGAAACCGGGAGCAAGAAATTGCGATGATTTCCCGTTCTCTAAAAGCAATTGCAAAAGAACTTAATGTCCCCGTAATTGCACTTTCCCAGCTTTCGAGAAGTGTAGAAACACGTCCTGGGAAAAGACCCATGCTTTCCGACTTACGGGAATCTGGAGCGATTGAGCAGGATGCGGATATTGTATCATTCATTTTCCGTCCCGAATATTATAAAATCACCACCTGGGATAATGATGAAGACGGCGGTGAATCTTCCACTGAAAATCAGGCAGAATTAATTATCGCAAAACACCGTAACGGTGCAACTGCAGACGTAAGAATGTCTTTCTACAAAAATATCGCAAAGTTTGCCGATCTTGATCTCTTTGGCGGCGGACATGGCTACCAATCTTCAAATTTCGGGCAACAGGATGCACCTGGAGGTTTCGAAAAAATAAAGACAACCATTGATCCAGGAGCTGCTTTTGATATTGGTGATCAAAAAAACATTTCCGGTTCTTCTATGAATGATCTAGATGATGATGACGATTTTCAATTCTAG